The region CTGATAGAAAAAATTGGGATAGAACGAGTTGAAGCATTAGAGAATAACAATGTATCAAAAAGATGGACAGTAGAAGAACTGAAGCAAATAGAAGAGAAGTATAAGAAAATGCTGAAAATATTGAAAAATGACTGATGATATTAAGATTAATTACAAT is a window of Elusimicrobiota bacterium DNA encoding:
- a CDS encoding recombination protein NinG, yielding MGIERVEALENNNVSKRWTVEELKQIEEKYKKMLKILKND